ACGCTGGAGGAGGTCGGGTATCCGGCCGACGAGCTGCTGGCCGCGCGGAACAAGGAGGCGCGGAACAAGCGGTCGCTGCCCGGGGCCGGCTGCTGCTGAGCCGAGCCGGTCCCGGGAGAACGGACGGGCCGGCGCTACGAGTTGGCGGCGGCCGAGGCCTGGGTCTCGCCGCGGCGGCGGATCTGCTGGAAGGTGAACTGGGCCAGGTCGTCGCCGGCGGTGAAGACCTGGGTGTCCTTCGTCGTCACGTCCTTGCCGCTGCTGAAGCCGGTGATGGTGAAGTAGGCGTAGCGGCCGTAGGAGTTGGTCGTCGAGCGGCAGATCGCGCCGTTGCAGAAGGCCTTGACGTCGGTGCCGGCGAGGGCCTTGACGATGCTCTGCTTGTCGGCCTGGCTCTTGGTCTTGAGGGCCTGGGCCTCGGTGTCGAAGACGGCCACGCCGACCGTCACCGCGACGCCGTCCTTGGTGTACGTCACGCGCATCAGCCGGGTGCAGCCGTTGGCGGCGAGGACCTTGGTGAGGGTGCCCTGGACGCCGGTGGCGCACTTGGTGCTGTCGGCCGTCGGGCCCTTCTTGTAGACGGACGAGCCGATGGTCAGCTGTCTGCCCGGGAAGAGGATGTCCGTGCCGTTGGGGGCCGTGTCCTTGGCCTTGCTGGAGACGAACTCCTTCGGGTCCAGCGGGGGCGGGGCGCTGGTCGGGGCGAACGACGGGGTTCCGGACGCGCTCGGCAGGTCGGTGGCCGCGGGCAGCGAGGACGTCGGCCGGTTCGCTTCGTCGTTGCTGTTCGCCGACACCACGGCCATGGCCACGGCGGCGCCCACGCCGAGGGTGGCGAGCGCGCCGCCGCCTATGAAGAACAGCCGGCGACGCCTGTTGCGCGTCTCGGACTGCTCGGCGAGCGCGGCCCAGTCAGGGCCCCGGCTGTCACCGCCGCCGTCCCACGGCTGCTGGGAGTTCGGTTTCCACGGATCCCACTGGGACTGAGGTCCCCCCTGCCCATAGCTCATGCGCCGCATCTTAGACGGGCCGAGGGGTGTGCTGTTCCGCCCCAACGGCTCCTCGAAGGCCTAGCGTTCAGTGGATGATTACGGGCAAGGGCGACATCTCAGGGTGGTTGGTGCGGCGTTCTCCCTGGCCACTGTGGCTGGGCCTGGCAGCGGTGCTGGGCGCGATGGCGGGACATGTGGCGCGAGCCACCCCGGACGGCGGGATGGACAACGCGATCGTGGTGCGGGCGGCGCACGCCTGGCTGGCCGGCGGTTCCCCGTACGACGACCCGCACTTCCTGTACCTGCCGAGCGCGGTGCTGGCGGCCGCCCCGCAGGCGCTGCTGCCCCCGATCGCGCTGCGCGTGCTGGTGCCGACGGCGGTGACGGCCTGCCTGGTGGGCGGCTGGGCGTGCGCGCTGCGCATGCACGGCGTTCCGCTGCGCAGCCGGTTCGCGGTGCTCGGGCTGACGGGCCTGTCGGCGGCCTTCGCGCCCTTCGGGCATCTGATCCTGCTGGGCAACTGGACGGTGACCGCGGTGCTGGCGCTGCCGCTGGCCCTGCTGCTGGCGAGCCGGGGCCGGTGGGTCGCGGCGGGCGCGGTGCTGGGCGCGGCGCTGGCGCTGAAGCCGCTGCTGGCCCCGCTGGCGCTGCTGTTCCTCTTCGCCGGTCGCTGGCGTGCGCTGGGCGTGCTGGTCCTGGTCCCGGCGGCCGCCTCGGGCGCGTGTGCGCTGCTGCTGCCCGATCCGGCCGCCTTCTTCACCCGGACCCTGCCGTTCCTGCTGAGCGGCCACGACGCCTTCGTACGGCTGTACGAGGCCTCGCCGGTGGCGGTGCTGCCCCGGCTCGGGATGCCGCCGCTGCCGGCCCAGGCCCTGGCCCTGGCGGGCTGTGCGGCCGGTGTGGCCTGCGCCCGGCTGCGCTGGCGGAGCGCCGACCCCGGCCCGCTGCGGCTCGCCGAGACCGCGGCGGGGCTGATGCTGTCGGCGTTCCTGGTCTCCAGGCCGTCGTACGACCACTATCTGCTGGTCGTCGTCCCGCTGCTGCTCGCCGGGCTGCCGTACGCCGACTCGGCGGCCCGGCGGCCGTGGTTCTGGCTGGCGCTGGTCCCGCAGATCCCCGGCCTGATGTGGCCGTATCTGGAGCTGCCGAGGCGCAGGGCCTTCAAGGACGCGTTCACGCTGTGCACGCTGGCGGCGACGGTGTTCTCCCAGCCCGTCCGGCGTCTGAGGACGAGGCCCGTCCAGGGTCGAAGCGGGGGCTCGGGGGCGGCGGCCCCCAAAGACGATCACGTTTACACTGGGTAGGTAAGAGCAGGGAACCCCGGTGCCGAGAAGCCTCGTTTTGACCCGGCCAAGGCACCGCAGGTATCCTGCATCTTCGTTGTGTATTGGCTTGCTCATTCTCACGGGACGGGCCCTTACACCGGTCCACCGGGCCGATGACCAGCGACCAGCACGCGGTATGCGTCACCGCAGTGCGGTCTGGGCTGTCGTGATCGTCTTCGGTGACCTTGTCAGGACCAATTCACTGAAGAAGCGAAGGCTACGAACCGTGCGTACGTACAGCCCCAAGCCCGGCGATGTGACGCGCCAGTGGCACGTGATCGACGCTCAGGACATCGTCCTGGGTCGTCTCGCCACCACTGCCGCCTCCCTCCTGCGTGGCAAGCACAAGCCGATCTACGCCCCTCACGTCGACACCGGTGACTTCGTCATCATCATCAACGCCGACAAGGTGCACCTCTCCGGCAACAAGCGGACCCAGAAGATGGC
This window of the Streptomyces sp. NBC_01275 genome carries:
- a CDS encoding glycosyltransferase 87 family protein, whose translation is MITGKGDISGWLVRRSPWPLWLGLAAVLGAMAGHVARATPDGGMDNAIVVRAAHAWLAGGSPYDDPHFLYLPSAVLAAAPQALLPPIALRVLVPTAVTACLVGGWACALRMHGVPLRSRFAVLGLTGLSAAFAPFGHLILLGNWTVTAVLALPLALLLASRGRWVAAGAVLGAALALKPLLAPLALLFLFAGRWRALGVLVLVPAAASGACALLLPDPAAFFTRTLPFLLSGHDAFVRLYEASPVAVLPRLGMPPLPAQALALAGCAAGVACARLRWRSADPGPLRLAETAAGLMLSAFLVSRPSYDHYLLVVVPLLLAGLPYADSAARRPWFWLALVPQIPGLMWPYLELPRRRAFKDAFTLCTLAATVFSQPVRRLRTRPVQGRSGGSGAAAPKDDHVYTG
- the rplM gene encoding 50S ribosomal protein L13, whose translation is MRTYSPKPGDVTRQWHVIDAQDIVLGRLATTAASLLRGKHKPIYAPHVDTGDFVIIINADKVHLSGNKRTQKMAYRHSGYPGGLRSVRYDDLLANNPEKAVEKAVKGMLPKNTLGRQMLSKLKVYKGDQHPHGAQQPVPFEITQVAQ